Genomic window (Nicotiana sylvestris chromosome 7, ASM39365v2, whole genome shotgun sequence):
atgtgcaatgctttgttgtgaccaAGCCCTTCTGGTGGTAATTcgtcctcgtggaaggtgatcttgtggctttccagtacctgccccaccatgtttgccatttcgcCTCCTGTTATGTTGCTGGGAACATAAGTTTCACTCAGTATTTTCATTAAGGCGTTTTTATGTGCCTCAGAGCTTTGCAGAAGATCCAGAATAGAAATCTGTGCTGGCGTTTTGTTCAGTTGCTCGACGACTGAGAACTCTTTGGCCTGTACCTTCCTCCAAAGGTAATCGGGTCCGGTTTCAACAACCCGCCCGGAGGCTTGCTTGCTGGACTCAGCCAAGTGGTCCGGGGTATATACCCTGCCTGTCCTAGTCATGCCCTGTGCGGCAATTGCTTCCTCGGTATATGTCTTTCCTTTCCTTCTAGCCTCAgcggtgtaatcccaaggtataacATTTGTCTTGAACAGGGTCACGTCTGTCATGGAGACCGGAATAGGCACCTTGGGAGGTAACACAGTAACTTCGACAGGTGGAGGTGCCTTTGGAATTCCGAACTCAACCTCAATCGGTTTTGGCGCCTTTGCGgaaggtgcttcaaactcaaacaGTACGGACACATTTACCACATCGCCCTTAGAGGGCTGAATTTGAACAACAATGGGATTGAGAGTAACTGCTGGCTTCTTAGGTTCGTCTCCTTCAACTATAAAACCGATTGACCCCTcggggtcccaatcatcttcaATCTCGATCATATGGATgtctccacccttgtggtcaggcagggggttgttgcggacattaggagttGGCTCCTTTTCtataatgatcttgttgtcaatcaggttctgaatcttgtctttcaacgagcGACACTCGTCGATGGTATGGCCCTTCATCCCGGTATGGTATGTGCAAGTCTTGTTTGGGTTGATCcattgggaaggattttctggagttacggCTGGAATAGGGGTAACGTAACCGGCTGCTTTGAGTTTTTCATAGagttggtcaattggctcaggGATGGCTGTATATTgcctgggaggtctgcggtcaaaatttggtctgggtttagggaaattttggcgagtgggaggtgattggtaatgagagggttgggcattataggtttggtaaacaggtgcaggttgagagtatctagGTAAAGCGGAttgatatgcgggaggtggagatgattggtaaacgggtggtggaatttggtaggtgggtgatggtgcttggtagtttagggaaggttggtatgtgagtggagttgAGGGGTATGATTGGTATTTCATAGGGGAATTGTTTCTTTGCGCAGCCATCACGGAATTCACGTCCTTTTTCTttgacgtgccaccagactgtaaagccttgttggtggcctacaATGTTTCGAGATTAGTGACCATACCGTTCTTGAtaccttcttcgatcctttctcccaacttgatgatgtcggagaactttTGACCCTCTATCAACATCATCCTCTCGTAGTACTGCGGGTCCTGATCCCGGACAAAGAACCTATTCATTTGCTCTTCTTCCaaggccggcctgaccttagcggcttctgtcctccaacgagtagcatactcgcgaaaggtctctgtgggtttcttcttcagattttggatatagaacacatctggtgcgttctcagtattgaacctgaaccggtccatgaaatcggacACCATATTCACCCAACTTGTCCATTTCTTCGCATCTTGGCTAATATACCACGATAATGCGTCACCCTTCAGACTCcttatgaacagcttcatgcggatcttctcgtcccttccgactcctaccagcttatcacaatacatTCTGAGATGGACCCTGGGATCACTTGTACCGttgaacatttcgaacttgggaggtttataCCCCTCCGGGagttcgacatctggctgaacacaaagatcttcatagttcaaaccttccaCACCTTTGCTATCTTCGACACCCTGGACCCGGCTGGTTAACCTCTTGAGCTCAGCAGCTAAATTATGAATGAGGAAGTCTTTGCTGTCTGATTCAGGTGTATCTGAGATAGGCTGGGCATAGTGGGGTACAGTGTCCACAAAGATGGGAGCGTtctggtcgtttgtggtgttttggGGTTCGGGAATGAGCAATGGAGTGTTGTTGCAGGTGTTGCAGGCTTGGGTATGAGCGGGTTGTGCTGGTGGTGGTGTAGTATGGTTCTGGTTGTTGGCATCAGCAGCGACAAGAGTGATTGACAGATTTTCCAggtttcgaacttgttccaattctTCTCGAAATCTCAGCAAAGTTTGCTCAAGAtgagcagcagtttccttagtgaTTGAAGCGTTCTGAGAGGTTTCCTCGATTTCCTTTCTAGCACTGGTATctcccattttgcctttgttcctgtttctggtaggacgcggaggaggaggaggtggagggcccttggatcttgttgagtatgctaatggtgccagaatgcacgaactaacctttggggaggggaataaaattaaagaaaaacaaaaaaggtaacaagttagtgcgggttgtgagaagaaaatgttgcaatatttaaacacattgtgcaagagtataaatcgcgtcctaatttgggtgcctcgttgtgcctgaggtaggcctagcaacaaattaacttggagaacttataatgctaaatgcctcattttattgataaaaaataaaatgactcCAAAGCGACGCTAAATAatggaaaataaaatgtcactagtggccaacggccttattacatcattagaagcaaaataaaagactcctaactacttggttcCAGACAGACCTTCCCCAGATCCG
Coding sequences:
- the LOC138873997 gene encoding uncharacterized protein — protein: MGDTSARKEIEETSQNASITKETAAHLEQTLLRFREELEQVRNLENLSITLVAADANNQNHTTPPPAQPAHTQACNTCNNTPLLIPEPQNTTNDQNAPIFVDTVPHYAQPISDTPESDSKDFLIHNLAAELKRLTSRVQGVEDSKGVEGLNYEDLCVQPDVELPEGYKPPKFEMFNGTSDPRVHLRMYCDKLVGVGRDEKIRMKLFIRSLKGDALSWYISQDAKKWTSWVNMVSDFMDRFRFNTENAPDVFYIQNLKKKPTETFREYATRWRTEAAKVRPALEEEQMNRFFVRDQDPQYYERMMLIEGQKFSDIIKLGERIEEGIKNGMVTNLETL
- the LOC138873996 gene encoding uncharacterized protein → MKGHTIDECRSLKDKIQNLIDNKIIIEKEPTPNVRNNPLPDHKGGDIHMIEIEDDWDPEGSIGFIVEGDEPKKPAVTLNPIVVQIQPSKGDVVNVSVLFEFEAPSAKAPKPIEVEFGIPKAPPPVEVTVLPPKVPIPVSMTDVTLFKTNVIPWDYTAEARRKGKTYTEEAIAAQGMTRTGRVYTPDHLAESSKQASGRVVETGPDYLWRKVQAKEFSVVEQLNKTPAQISILDLLQSSEAHKNALMKILSETYVPSNITGGEMANMVGQVLESHKITFHEDELPPEGLGHNKALHITAQCEDHFITRILVDGGSSLNICLLITLRTFGKRLHEVKDGAISVKAFDGYQRSTIGEISLCLQMGPTWFDVEFQVIDVPASYNLLLGRPWIHAAGAVASTLHQAIKFEWNHQEVIIHGDGRNPIYSRQTILMIGGRRRIGGETYHHIERVNAVDKDKWWDSKIESILN